Proteins co-encoded in one Bacillus infantis NRRL B-14911 genomic window:
- a CDS encoding glycoside hydrolase family 3 N-terminal domain-containing protein, whose translation MKNLQQLVRDMTLDEKIAQLIQLATPFFKGSTDQGEITGPMKEMGVSPKIIENAGSVLGASGAENIKAIQKQHLMDNRLGIPLLFMSDIVHGYKTIFPIPLAIGCSWDLELAEKSAQIAALEASVSGIHVTFAPMVDLVRDPRWGRVMESTGEDPYLNSEFARAQVRGFQGSDLANEPERVAACVKHFAAYGAPEGGRDYNTVTMSERDMRESYLPAYKAALDEGCEMVMSAFNTVDGIPATGNKKLMRDILRGEMDFDGVLISDWGAVKEMIPHGIAEDEAAAALKAIQAGIDIEMMTTCYVDHLKSFVDSGDLDEGIIDEAVLRILKLKEKLGLFDNPYRGADELLEKELVMSENHRKVSRELAVKSAVLLKNSGNILPLDKGSKIALTGPLADSGDILGAWSWQGSKEDAVTLKEGILQKIDPSLLSAASGSSIEAISQEDSAAAVKSAEEADVILLALGESSGMSGEAGSRSNIKLPEAQLKLFRELKKTGKPIVVILFNGRPLDLTDISGEADAILEAWQPGTEGGAAIAEILYGDENPSGKLTMSFPYTAGQVPVYYNHYNTGRPKDAPDAQERYVSQYLDIPNKPLFPFGYGLSYTTYSYKKINISADTLVKGDKLTVSAEITNTGSTAGEEIVQFYIRDAVGEVVRPLKELKGFKRIALEPGETKRAEFSISEEQLRYHHADLSFKSDNGQFFAYIGSSSDEVMTIPFKLQS comes from the coding sequence ATGAAGAATTTGCAGCAATTGGTCAGGGACATGACTTTAGATGAAAAAATTGCTCAGTTAATACAATTAGCGACACCATTTTTTAAAGGTTCAACTGACCAGGGAGAAATAACGGGACCTATGAAGGAAATGGGAGTCTCTCCAAAGATTATAGAAAACGCTGGATCTGTTCTTGGCGCATCAGGTGCTGAGAACATAAAAGCCATACAGAAGCAGCATTTGATGGATAACCGATTGGGCATCCCGCTGCTTTTCATGTCAGATATCGTTCACGGGTACAAAACGATCTTCCCTATCCCGCTGGCCATAGGCTGCTCATGGGATTTGGAGCTGGCTGAAAAAAGCGCGCAGATTGCAGCTCTGGAGGCATCAGTTTCCGGCATCCACGTAACGTTTGCCCCGATGGTTGACCTGGTCAGGGATCCAAGGTGGGGACGTGTGATGGAATCAACAGGAGAAGACCCTTATTTGAACAGCGAGTTTGCACGTGCCCAGGTGCGCGGTTTCCAGGGCAGCGATCTGGCAAATGAACCGGAGCGGGTAGCCGCGTGCGTAAAGCATTTTGCTGCATACGGAGCACCGGAGGGCGGACGGGACTATAATACCGTCACGATGTCTGAACGCGATATGCGCGAATCATATCTGCCGGCTTATAAGGCTGCCCTGGATGAAGGATGCGAAATGGTCATGTCTGCCTTCAACACAGTTGACGGGATTCCCGCAACAGGAAACAAAAAGCTGATGCGCGACATCCTTCGCGGGGAAATGGACTTTGATGGTGTTCTGATATCAGACTGGGGAGCAGTAAAGGAAATGATTCCCCATGGCATAGCAGAAGACGAAGCAGCCGCTGCTTTAAAAGCAATCCAGGCAGGCATAGACATTGAAATGATGACAACCTGCTATGTCGATCACTTAAAATCTTTCGTAGATAGCGGCGATCTGGATGAAGGAATCATTGATGAAGCAGTGCTCAGGATATTAAAGCTAAAGGAAAAGCTGGGGTTGTTTGATAATCCTTACCGGGGAGCTGATGAACTGCTGGAGAAGGAACTGGTCATGTCAGAAAACCACCGCAAGGTTTCCCGGGAGCTTGCAGTAAAATCAGCGGTGCTTTTAAAAAATTCGGGGAATATACTCCCGTTGGATAAAGGCTCGAAAATTGCCCTGACCGGTCCTCTGGCCGACAGCGGCGACATACTGGGTGCCTGGTCATGGCAGGGATCCAAAGAAGACGCAGTAACTCTCAAGGAAGGGATTTTACAGAAAATCGATCCTTCCCTCTTATCTGCGGCTTCCGGCTCCAGTATAGAAGCAATATCACAAGAAGATTCAGCTGCAGCAGTAAAATCTGCAGAAGAAGCTGATGTCATACTGCTTGCCCTGGGAGAAAGCTCAGGAATGAGCGGTGAAGCTGGCTCCCGGTCAAATATTAAGCTGCCTGAAGCTCAATTGAAACTTTTCAGGGAGCTCAAAAAAACCGGCAAGCCGATCGTGGTCATTCTGTTTAACGGACGCCCGCTCGACCTTACAGACATTTCCGGCGAGGCAGATGCCATTTTGGAAGCCTGGCAGCCCGGTACTGAGGGAGGAGCTGCTATAGCAGAAATTTTGTACGGGGATGAAAATCCGTCAGGCAAGCTGACCATGTCCTTCCCTTATACAGCCGGACAGGTTCCTGTCTATTATAATCACTATAATACAGGCCGCCCTAAAGACGCACCGGATGCGCAGGAAAGGTATGTATCACAATATCTGGACATTCCGAATAAGCCGCTCTTCCCCTTTGGATACGGACTAAGCTATACCACATACAGCTATAAAAAAATTAACATCTCTGCTGATACGCTGGTTAAGGGGGATAAATTAACTGTTTCCGCTGAAATTACGAACACTGGCAGCACAGCCGGAGAGGAAATCGTTCAATTTTATATCCGTGATGCTGTTGGGGAAGTCGTACGCCCTCTTAAAGAATTGAAAGGGTTTAAAAGGATCGCCCTGGAGCCTGGAGAGACAAAAAGGGCTGAGTTTTCCATATCTGAGGAACAGCTCCGCTATCATCACGCAGACCTCAGCTTTAAGAGTGACAATGGACAATTTTTCGCATACATCGGCTCAAGCAGTGATGAAGTAATGACGATTCCCTTTAAACTGCAATCATAA
- a CDS encoding sugar ABC transporter substrate-binding protein → MVKRSKWSKWAAALLAVSLVAMLGACSSGDEAGGDGKGSDKTLEVWTMSGALDDFVTEFENEEGVTVKVQTIPWANAHDKLLTAVASGKGPDVLQIGTTWVAEFAEAGTFLDLTEYLDDYENLGSDNFYEGAIGTTTFEDKTIAIPWYVDTRLVFYRTDILGEVGYPEGPETWDDMIDASRKLAARGDGQYAIDMPKSDPQFPFMLAWQQGWDYEVGEGSANFDSPAFKEAVELHHLFYDEKLSQMEKGKEFFQSFADGSKPMFFSGPWDIGTIKDRAPEIEGKWDVHEMPKAENNKSMMGGAHFSVFHNSDKKDLALDFINWMADPETQVKWYETNSELPANMAAWENPALSDDPMVSTFGEQLESTQPLPLIPEFERLGQEMITQLEEINRGGKDIDKAIADYKKEAAKVLSE, encoded by the coding sequence ATGGTTAAGAGATCGAAATGGAGTAAATGGGCAGCAGCATTACTTGCCGTAAGCCTGGTTGCCATGCTTGGCGCTTGTTCATCTGGTGATGAAGCAGGCGGGGATGGCAAAGGTAGCGATAAGACGCTGGAAGTATGGACTATGTCAGGGGCACTGGATGATTTTGTGACAGAGTTTGAGAATGAAGAGGGCGTTACCGTTAAGGTACAGACGATTCCCTGGGCTAATGCACATGATAAGCTGCTGACTGCAGTTGCATCAGGAAAAGGTCCGGATGTTCTGCAAATCGGCACAACCTGGGTGGCTGAGTTTGCTGAAGCAGGGACATTCCTTGATTTAACAGAGTATCTGGATGACTATGAAAATCTGGGCAGCGACAATTTCTATGAAGGTGCGATCGGGACCACCACTTTTGAAGATAAGACCATTGCAATTCCTTGGTATGTGGATACACGACTGGTATTCTATCGGACTGATATCCTGGGTGAAGTCGGCTACCCGGAAGGACCAGAGACGTGGGACGATATGATTGATGCTTCAAGGAAGCTGGCTGCCCGCGGCGACGGACAATATGCCATTGATATGCCTAAGAGTGATCCTCAGTTCCCGTTCATGCTGGCATGGCAGCAGGGGTGGGATTATGAAGTAGGGGAAGGTTCCGCAAACTTTGACAGCCCGGCATTCAAAGAAGCTGTGGAATTGCACCATCTTTTCTATGATGAAAAGTTATCACAGATGGAAAAAGGGAAAGAATTCTTCCAGTCATTCGCGGATGGCTCAAAGCCTATGTTCTTCAGCGGTCCTTGGGATATCGGAACCATTAAAGACAGGGCTCCTGAAATTGAAGGCAAATGGGATGTACATGAGATGCCAAAGGCTGAAAATAATAAATCTATGATGGGCGGAGCACATTTTTCTGTTTTCCATAATTCTGACAAAAAGGATTTGGCGCTTGATTTTATCAATTGGATGGCTGATCCGGAAACTCAGGTAAAGTGGTATGAAACAAACAGTGAGCTCCCGGCCAATATGGCTGCCTGGGAAAATCCTGCTTTATCTGATGACCCAATGGTAAGTACGTTCGGCGAACAGCTTGAGTCAACACAGCCGCTCCCGCTTATACCTGAATTTGAAAGGCTGGGCCAGGAAATGATTACTCAATTAGAGGAAATTAATCGCGGAGGCAAAGATATCGACAAGGCTATAGCAGACTACAAGAAGGAAGCGGCCAAGGTTTTATCTGAATGA
- a CDS encoding carbohydrate ABC transporter permease — protein sequence MHKYKSKLTPFFFIGPAVLLLMLFAFLPIIIAFGISFTDLDLAGLANWSNINFIGIDNFVELFQDEAFLQSLGNTFIYVIIGVPLAVGSSFIIAFFLNMLGSWLSSAFRVIYYMPSITNIVAVAVVWSFLYNQEYGLFNYILESVNLSAVPWLEDPFVAKLSLILLAVWKSNGVSMLIFLAALQSIPRTYYEAAEIDGANRWQKLTKITLPSMSFATFFVTVTTLIGWLQFFEEPFVMTEGGPLNGTNSIALFIYQEGFQYSEFGYGAAASFVLFAIVIVATLVQFKFRKSDQTM from the coding sequence ATGCACAAATACAAATCTAAGCTTACACCGTTCTTCTTTATCGGACCTGCTGTCTTATTGCTGATGTTATTTGCATTCCTGCCAATCATCATAGCTTTTGGCATAAGCTTTACCGATTTGGACCTTGCAGGACTCGCGAACTGGTCCAATATCAATTTCATCGGCATAGACAATTTCGTGGAATTATTCCAAGATGAAGCTTTTCTGCAATCCTTGGGCAATACATTTATCTATGTGATCATCGGAGTTCCGCTCGCTGTGGGAAGCTCGTTCATCATTGCCTTTTTCCTGAATATGCTCGGAAGCTGGCTGTCATCTGCCTTCCGTGTGATCTATTATATGCCATCCATCACAAACATCGTGGCTGTGGCGGTTGTCTGGAGTTTTCTGTACAACCAGGAATACGGGCTGTTCAATTATATATTAGAGTCAGTGAACTTAAGTGCAGTGCCATGGCTGGAAGACCCTTTCGTCGCCAAGCTTTCCCTGATCCTTTTAGCGGTCTGGAAAAGCAATGGGGTCAGCATGCTCATTTTCCTGGCGGCCCTGCAATCGATTCCGCGCACATATTATGAAGCAGCTGAAATTGATGGGGCAAATCGCTGGCAGAAGCTTACGAAGATTACCCTGCCGTCCATGAGCTTCGCTACTTTCTTTGTAACGGTCACGACATTGATTGGCTGGCTTCAATTTTTCGAAGAGCCTTTTGTCATGACAGAGGGAGGCCCTCTGAATGGGACGAACTCTATTGCCCTGTTCATTTATCAGGAGGGCTTCCAATACAGTGAATTTGGATATGGGGCAGCAGCATCATTTGTCCTGTTTGCCATTGTCATTGTTGCTACACTGGTTCAATTTAAGTTTAGAAAATCAGATCAGACTATGTGA
- a CDS encoding carbohydrate ABC transporter permease: MTLKNRFEKSIVIGIMLVGGLLVALPFIWMILSSFKNETEVLAIPPTVFPKEPTFEHYLELFQNLNFDVYLVNTLIIVLFSMFGLLLNTMAGYGFGKFSFRGKEIWFMVVLVTMMLPGQVTMIPTYLILNEMGLTNTMAGIILPGLIAAFNIFLIRQFMVTIPDDLIEAARLDGAGEFYIFMRIIIPLAKPILAVQVILTFIGSWNSFLWPLIVANDESLYTLSVGLSLLQDENVTNYGLQMAGSALMVIPIIIIFTIFQKYIVEGFNVSGIK, translated from the coding sequence ATGACCTTGAAAAATAGATTTGAAAAATCAATTGTGATCGGAATCATGCTGGTCGGCGGATTGCTTGTTGCTCTTCCTTTTATTTGGATGATATTAAGCTCTTTCAAAAATGAAACAGAAGTGCTGGCTATCCCTCCGACAGTGTTTCCGAAGGAACCGACTTTTGAGCATTATCTTGAATTGTTTCAGAATTTGAATTTTGATGTATACCTTGTGAATACGCTGATCATTGTACTCTTTTCAATGTTCGGTTTATTGCTCAATACGATGGCCGGCTATGGGTTCGGTAAGTTCAGCTTCAGGGGCAAGGAAATCTGGTTCATGGTGGTGCTTGTCACCATGATGCTCCCTGGACAGGTGACAATGATTCCGACTTATTTAATCCTGAATGAAATGGGATTGACGAATACGATGGCAGGGATTATCCTGCCGGGCTTGATAGCGGCCTTTAATATCTTCCTGATAAGGCAGTTTATGGTCACCATCCCTGACGACCTGATTGAGGCGGCCAGGCTTGACGGGGCAGGAGAGTTTTATATTTTTATGCGGATCATCATCCCTCTGGCAAAGCCGATTCTTGCGGTACAGGTGATTTTGACTTTTATCGGCTCATGGAATAGTTTCTTATGGCCGCTGATTGTAGCAAATGATGAATCACTTTATACTTTATCAGTGGGATTATCGCTTCTGCAGGATGAGAATGTAACCAACTATGGTTTGCAGATGGCTGGTTCTGCGCTGATGGTCATCCCTATCATCATTATTTTCACGATTTTCCAGAAGTATATTGTTGAAGGGTTCAATGTTTCAGGAATTAAATAA
- a CDS encoding alpha/beta hydrolase — protein sequence MPLIECSFSSEVLSKTVSMKVILPGESVSGLKERSGRKEYPVLFLLHGFSDDHTAWTRNSSLERYVEGLGLAVVMPQADNSYYTDMAHGGKYWTYLTEELPLKARAMFPLSKKKEDNFVAGHSMGGFGALKWVLNRPDMFKAAASMSGVADMVFHLENVRKENSDKTKALSLVFGEGDISRTANDIIWKLEELADSNREMPLLYQTCGTEDFLYEHNIRFYEKCKELNIPITSEFMEGDHNWAYWDQAIQKILRWLPIEDSSSF from the coding sequence ATGCCGCTGATTGAATGCAGCTTTTCTTCAGAAGTATTGTCGAAAACAGTCTCCATGAAAGTAATTTTGCCTGGAGAAAGTGTTTCCGGCTTAAAAGAGCGGAGCGGAAGGAAAGAATACCCTGTTTTGTTTCTGCTTCACGGATTCAGTGATGATCATACCGCCTGGACAAGGAACTCCTCGCTGGAAAGATATGTGGAAGGGCTGGGCCTGGCTGTTGTCATGCCTCAGGCAGACAACAGTTATTATACGGATATGGCCCATGGCGGCAAGTATTGGACCTATCTGACCGAGGAGCTTCCGCTAAAAGCGAGGGCGATGTTCCCCTTATCTAAAAAAAAGGAAGATAACTTTGTTGCGGGACATTCTATGGGAGGCTTTGGTGCGCTGAAATGGGTGCTGAACCGTCCTGATATGTTCAAAGCGGCAGCCTCTATGTCGGGTGTAGCTGATATGGTCTTTCATCTGGAGAATGTCAGAAAAGAGAATAGCGATAAAACAAAGGCTCTGTCTCTTGTTTTTGGAGAAGGAGATATCTCGCGGACGGCGAACGATATAATATGGAAATTAGAGGAACTGGCAGACTCGAATAGAGAAATGCCGCTGCTATACCAAACATGCGGCACAGAAGATTTTCTTTATGAGCATAACATTCGTTTCTATGAGAAGTGTAAAGAATTAAATATACCGATCACGTCTGAGTTTATGGAGGGCGACCATAATTGGGCGTATTGGGATCAGGCAATACAAAAGATTTTAAGGTGGCTGCCTATTGAAGATTCAAGCAGTTTCTGA
- a CDS encoding LacI family DNA-binding transcriptional regulator: MATIKDVAKLAGVAVSTASYALNNSTKISMETKLRVEKAARELNYQKNGLASDLKKDKTNTIALILSDLSGPYYSELIKGVQDFATSNGYDLIACSSIGGANSTAVKFLKEKRVDGAIILAHNISDQIALESARDCFPLVVLDRKLPNDNIFHVEVDNEQGGFMATKHLIDRGHKTIAYVSGPSNSLDNNKRFAGYMRALKENGIGFQSKWKIPGDFTREGGYRATKLLIAQQDLPQGIFYANDEMAIGGLQALQENQLQVPDDISVIGFDDIQISEYVSPPLTTIAQPKYEAGALAVQLILQVLEGGKVSPSFSLPTKLVERQSVKHAGV; encoded by the coding sequence ATGGCAACAATTAAAGATGTAGCAAAGCTGGCGGGTGTAGCAGTGTCTACAGCTTCTTATGCACTGAATAACAGCACTAAAATCAGTATGGAAACCAAACTGCGGGTAGAGAAAGCAGCCAGGGAGCTGAACTATCAGAAGAATGGGCTTGCTTCAGACTTGAAAAAGGATAAAACGAATACGATCGCCCTTATCTTGAGCGATTTATCAGGCCCTTATTATTCTGAGTTAATTAAAGGCGTACAAGATTTCGCCACATCAAATGGATATGATTTAATTGCATGCAGTTCAATTGGCGGAGCAAATTCAACTGCAGTCAAATTCCTTAAGGAAAAAAGAGTTGATGGTGCCATCATTCTGGCGCATAATATCAGCGATCAAATTGCCCTGGAGTCTGCCAGAGATTGTTTCCCGCTGGTAGTGCTGGACCGGAAGCTGCCGAATGATAATATTTTCCATGTAGAAGTGGATAATGAGCAGGGCGGATTCATGGCGACCAAGCATTTGATTGACAGAGGGCACAAGACCATTGCCTATGTGAGCGGCCCATCTAATTCACTAGATAATAATAAGAGATTCGCGGGCTATATGAGAGCTTTGAAGGAGAATGGGATTGGATTTCAGTCAAAGTGGAAGATTCCCGGCGACTTCACTCGTGAAGGGGGATATCGTGCGACAAAGCTGCTCATTGCGCAGCAGGATCTGCCGCAGGGAATCTTTTATGCTAATGATGAGATGGCGATAGGGGGACTGCAGGCTCTACAGGAGAATCAGCTGCAAGTGCCTGATGATATTTCGGTAATCGGATTTGATGATATTCAAATCTCAGAATATGTATCCCCGCCGCTGACAACGATTGCCCAGCCTAAATACGAAGCAGGGGCACTGGCTGTACAGCTTATCCTTCAGGTATTGGAGGGAGGCAAGGTGTCACCTTCGTTTTCTTTACCGACTAAGCTGGTTGAGCGCCAATCAGTCAAGCATGCTGGCGTGTAA
- the nhaC gene encoding Na+/H+ antiporter NhaC has protein sequence METDIRKPSFIYALLMLFAAIAVISVGILAFDAPIQILMFISMLVLIPFMMGLGYSYKQVEKSMLSSMSKALQPSLILLTVGILIGAWIASGTVPTLIYYGIKAISPQFFLVTTLLFCSLVSVATGTSWGTIGTAGIAMMGVGTTLGIPVGVTAGAIISGAYFGDKMSPLSDTTNLAPTVSGGDLFSHIKHMLWTTVPAYLITAIIFTFIGFKYSGATVDAASVNELTSYLAEAFNLGLVPMIPVIVLIGMLMLKKPAIPAIFIGAAVGGIIAIVYQGFSFSDTISIFYNGYGVESGIEMADSLLQRGGLVSMLALIALFLFALGLGGMLAESGVLEALIASFADKIQSTGVLTLVTILVSYATLAIGGSVYFSTVMGGTLMRPIFERLNLKPENLSRILEDTGTQSSSLVPWTGSGIYTAGALGVATGAYLPFCFLALITPLVSLFYGFTGLTMTEKDRPKKKTSMKTVEAS, from the coding sequence TTGGAAACCGATATTAGAAAACCGTCTTTTATTTATGCGCTATTAATGCTATTTGCGGCGATTGCCGTTATTTCGGTCGGCATTCTTGCTTTTGATGCACCGATTCAAATTCTGATGTTTATTAGTATGCTTGTATTGATCCCTTTCATGATGGGATTGGGATACTCTTATAAGCAAGTGGAGAAATCGATGCTGTCATCGATGAGCAAGGCGCTGCAGCCTTCGCTGATTCTATTAACCGTCGGCATTTTAATCGGTGCATGGATTGCATCTGGAACCGTGCCTACCTTGATCTATTATGGAATTAAAGCCATATCTCCACAGTTCTTCCTTGTTACGACTCTTTTGTTCTGTTCACTGGTGTCTGTGGCAACAGGGACTTCCTGGGGAACCATCGGAACAGCAGGGATTGCCATGATGGGTGTAGGGACGACATTAGGCATACCTGTCGGCGTGACAGCCGGCGCCATCATTAGCGGTGCGTATTTCGGGGATAAAATGTCGCCCTTGTCTGACACGACGAATCTGGCTCCGACCGTCTCAGGCGGAGATTTATTCAGCCATATCAAGCATATGCTCTGGACGACTGTGCCCGCTTATCTGATTACGGCGATTATCTTCACGTTCATTGGCTTTAAATACAGCGGGGCCACCGTGGATGCAGCGAGTGTAAATGAACTGACATCCTATTTGGCTGAAGCATTTAATCTCGGGCTGGTGCCGATGATTCCTGTCATCGTCCTGATCGGGATGCTTATGCTGAAAAAACCGGCCATCCCGGCCATCTTTATCGGTGCAGCCGTTGGCGGCATCATTGCCATCGTTTATCAGGGCTTCAGTTTTTCAGACACAATCAGCATTTTTTATAACGGCTATGGAGTAGAATCCGGCATCGAAATGGCCGACAGCCTGCTTCAGCGCGGAGGACTTGTCAGCATGCTGGCGCTCATCGCGCTGTTCCTGTTCGCGCTCGGCCTTGGCGGGATGCTCGCCGAATCCGGCGTCCTGGAAGCGCTCATTGCTTCTTTTGCTGATAAGATCCAAAGCACTGGTGTTTTAACCCTTGTGACCATTCTTGTCAGCTATGCAACACTTGCCATCGGCGGATCGGTATACTTCTCGACCGTCATGGGCGGCACACTGATGAGACCTATTTTTGAACGGCTTAACCTCAAGCCTGAGAATCTGTCGAGGATATTGGAAGACACCGGGACACAAAGCTCCTCACTTGTCCCGTGGACTGGAAGCGGCATTTATACCGCAGGCGCACTTGGCGTTGCAACAGGGGCCTATCTGCCATTCTGTTTCCTTGCCCTGATCACTCCGCTCGTATCCCTGTTCTACGGATTCACCGGGCTGACCATGACTGAGAAAGATCGTCCAAAGAAGAAAACTTCCATGAAAACAGTGGAAGCATCATAA
- a CDS encoding potassium channel family protein, whose product MSSVLTGAALVFIGANLYYFFANKSYKKSRFSSVLFLKLFFVMLGLTLGFSVIFYALSFDDVVLRVGTLDGKPADQSFMNLLYFSGVTILSVGYGDLIPVGSLRFFALLEAAIGVLLPTAYFMKAMGSSGKEEEQD is encoded by the coding sequence TTGAGTTCTGTTTTAACTGGGGCTGCCCTCGTTTTTATCGGGGCAAATCTGTATTATTTTTTTGCCAATAAGTCCTATAAGAAGAGCCGCTTCAGCTCTGTCTTATTTTTGAAGCTATTTTTTGTGATGCTTGGCCTCACGCTTGGCTTTTCCGTCATTTTTTACGCCCTTTCATTCGATGATGTGGTGCTGCGGGTTGGAACACTGGACGGGAAGCCTGCCGACCAATCGTTTATGAATCTGCTCTATTTCAGCGGAGTCACCATTCTATCTGTCGGCTACGGAGACCTGATCCCGGTAGGTTCACTCCGGTTTTTTGCCCTGCTTGAAGCTGCCATTGGTGTCCTGCTGCCCACTGCTTATTTTATGAAAGCGATGGGTTCTTCAGGGAAAGAAGAAGAGCAGGATTAG
- a CDS encoding GNAT family N-acetyltransferase produces MPAAVLKELNGECLGEGCYCLRSKPGSSGYQNKNLWLTERFTEGLKYLKVLENGRQAGFIEYTPIEFSSRAVYGENYLVIHCLWVHVTGKGYASQLIERCLEDARKQQKAGVIVITNPDTSWTPSADIFIKHGFVEKGRAPYGFELMVYKFGDDPDPYFPGDWKKRLEPFEELTILRMPQCPFVEIAADNLTAAAEKLGLRANIIELTSREELLRLSPTPYGIYGAVFKKRLISYHRLTVHSAVKRLKALGGLG; encoded by the coding sequence ATGCCTGCTGCAGTACTGAAAGAACTAAATGGAGAATGCCTTGGGGAAGGCTGCTACTGCCTGCGCAGCAAGCCGGGTTCCTCAGGCTACCAAAATAAAAATCTATGGCTGACCGAGAGATTTACAGAGGGCCTGAAGTATTTGAAAGTCCTGGAGAACGGCAGACAGGCCGGATTCATTGAATATACGCCGATCGAATTTTCCTCAAGGGCTGTCTATGGGGAAAATTATCTTGTCATCCATTGCCTTTGGGTGCATGTGACAGGGAAAGGATATGCCTCGCAATTGATTGAGCGTTGCTTGGAGGATGCCAGAAAGCAGCAGAAAGCAGGTGTCATCGTAATCACGAATCCGGATACCTCCTGGACGCCAAGCGCCGACATTTTCATCAAGCATGGATTTGTGGAAAAAGGAAGGGCTCCCTATGGGTTCGAGCTCATGGTTTACAAATTTGGGGATGATCCTGACCCCTATTTTCCCGGTGACTGGAAGAAGCGGCTGGAACCATTCGAGGAACTGACGATTCTGCGAATGCCGCAGTGTCCGTTTGTGGAAATTGCGGCAGACAACCTCACAGCCGCTGCAGAAAAACTGGGGCTGAGAGCGAATATCATTGAGCTGACAAGCAGGGAAGAACTGCTGCGCCTTTCGCCGACACCGTATGGCATTTATGGGGCAGTTTTTAAAAAGAGACTGATTTCTTATCATAGGCTGACTGTGCATTCGGCGGTGAAGCGATTAAAGGCGCTGGGTGGCTTAGGCTAG
- a CDS encoding MurR/RpiR family transcriptional regulator has product MFTNEMIASFNPLEISLYNYISQNREKVVYMRIRELADETHVSTSTILRFCRKLNCEGFSEFKVKLKMELKEQQGANIKSSRESAAEFLERALKGDLEESIAKASRLVAEADSVIFIGIGSSGILAEYGARYFSSLGAFSLYIKDPHFPIHSKWQKNSVVIALSVSGETPFTVAHLNRLKQEGSRVISITNNRASTIAKISDLNISYYVSEEFMGESNITTQVPVVYILESMGREIHRLGH; this is encoded by the coding sequence TTGTTTACAAATGAAATGATTGCCAGCTTTAATCCGCTGGAGATTTCTCTATATAATTATATTTCCCAAAATCGCGAGAAAGTGGTCTATATGCGGATCCGGGAGCTGGCAGATGAAACACATGTGTCGACAAGTACGATTCTCCGCTTTTGCCGCAAACTGAATTGCGAAGGTTTTTCGGAGTTTAAGGTAAAGCTGAAAATGGAGCTGAAAGAACAGCAGGGAGCAAACATCAAAAGCTCACGAGAGTCGGCAGCCGAATTTCTGGAAAGGGCGCTTAAAGGGGATCTTGAGGAGAGCATTGCAAAAGCTTCCAGGCTTGTGGCAGAGGCAGACAGTGTCATTTTTATCGGGATCGGAAGCTCAGGCATCCTGGCGGAATATGGGGCAAGATATTTTTCAAGCTTAGGCGCTTTCTCGCTGTATATAAAAGATCCTCATTTTCCGATCCATTCAAAGTGGCAGAAAAACAGCGTTGTCATTGCCCTCTCCGTTTCAGGGGAAACGCCTTTTACAGTTGCCCACCTGAATAGGCTGAAGCAGGAAGGAAGCAGAGTCATCAGCATTACGAATAACCGCGCTTCCACGATTGCAAAGATATCTGACTTAAATATCTCTTATTATGTAAGCGAAGAGTTTATGGGAGAGTCGAATATCACCACTCAGGTTCCGGTTGTGTATATTCTTGAATCGATGGGCAGGGAGATACATCGGCTTGGCCATTAA